A stretch of Gemmatimonas sp. DNA encodes these proteins:
- a CDS encoding MlaD family protein encodes MTTSKRTSDFVVGLTVLVTVVVLIGATLWLKQADLGGRTKHLIVRSRDVGGVALGNPVVIRGVRSGRVEQIALGDNDWVVLKLGLDRDVELPKDPVVLLTASSLFGEWQATVTSRDAVPPDRNLRAAIDEARTGRDTLAGAVLPDIAQLTAVAGRISGDVAKVAERVQVAFDDAAARELRESIRNFAALSAELARTVNAQSKNLDRISTNVQTGLGTINEAANRLEAFAGRVDSATSRGELQTIVANSQSAARELVQAAQNLKHLTDRLDRTEASLSRAVARADSVFAKANSPSGSMGLLINDPSLYQQSDSLVRELRALVADVKKNPRRYVNVRVF; translated from the coding sequence ATGACGACCAGCAAACGCACCAGCGATTTCGTCGTCGGGCTCACCGTACTCGTCACGGTGGTGGTGCTCATCGGCGCTACGTTGTGGCTCAAGCAGGCTGACCTCGGCGGGCGCACCAAACATCTCATCGTGCGGTCCCGCGACGTGGGGGGCGTGGCGCTGGGCAATCCCGTGGTCATTCGCGGGGTGCGGTCGGGGCGCGTGGAGCAGATCGCCCTCGGCGACAACGATTGGGTGGTCCTCAAGCTCGGGCTCGATCGCGACGTCGAGCTGCCCAAGGACCCCGTCGTGCTGCTCACCGCCTCGAGTCTGTTCGGCGAATGGCAGGCAACCGTGACCAGCCGCGACGCGGTGCCCCCCGACCGCAACCTGCGCGCCGCCATCGACGAGGCCCGCACCGGTCGCGACACCCTCGCGGGCGCCGTGCTCCCCGACATCGCCCAACTCACCGCCGTCGCCGGCCGCATCAGCGGCGACGTGGCCAAGGTGGCCGAACGGGTGCAGGTGGCGTTCGACGACGCCGCCGCGCGCGAGCTGCGCGAAAGCATTCGCAACTTCGCCGCGCTGTCGGCCGAACTCGCGCGCACGGTGAACGCCCAGTCCAAGAACCTCGACCGGATCAGCACCAACGTGCAGACCGGCCTCGGCACCATCAACGAAGCGGCCAACCGTCTTGAAGCCTTTGCCGGGCGCGTGGACTCCGCAACCAGCCGCGGTGAACTGCAAACCATCGTCGCCAACTCGCAGAGTGCAGCGCGGGAGCTGGTGCAGGCGGCGCAGAACCTCAAGCACCTCACCGACCGTCTCGACCGCACCGAAGCCAGTCTCTCACGGGCCGTGGCGCGCGCCGATTCGGTGTTCGCCAAGGCCAACAGTCCCAGCGGCAGCATGGGACTGCTCATCAACGATCCGTCG
- a CDS encoding ABC transporter permease: MKTQVSAVGRTTRALVEPIGTGTRFVLDVVRAGRDVRSWGPEFSTHARVLGVESLPIGIFIALFTGIVLALLASYSVGDLVPPYFVGTLVQKTVTLELAPVLTGLALAGRVGANIAAELGTMRVTEQIDALETLTFDPMSHLVVPRVLASAAMFPIVVGVAMLVGMVSGWGASLLLLDITTPQFLKGVRVFFTSFDVRYGLVKSASFGAAVALIGCRAGLTTQGGAQGVGRSATRAVVISAVMILVLDAFWAVVWLTNRTLK; the protein is encoded by the coding sequence ATGAAGACGCAGGTGAGCGCCGTCGGGCGCACCACGCGCGCCCTCGTCGAGCCGATCGGCACCGGCACGCGTTTCGTCCTCGACGTGGTCCGCGCCGGGCGCGACGTTCGCAGCTGGGGCCCCGAATTCTCCACGCACGCGCGCGTGCTGGGGGTGGAATCGCTCCCCATCGGCATCTTCATCGCGCTCTTCACCGGTATCGTGCTCGCGCTGCTCGCCAGCTACAGCGTTGGCGACCTCGTGCCGCCGTATTTCGTGGGCACGCTGGTGCAGAAGACCGTTACCCTCGAACTGGCGCCGGTGCTCACGGGCCTCGCTCTCGCCGGTCGCGTGGGCGCCAACATCGCCGCCGAACTGGGCACCATGCGCGTCACCGAGCAGATCGATGCGCTCGAGACGCTCACCTTCGACCCCATGAGCCATCTCGTGGTGCCGCGCGTGCTGGCGTCGGCGGCCATGTTTCCCATCGTGGTGGGCGTGGCCATGCTGGTGGGCATGGTGTCGGGGTGGGGCGCCTCGCTCCTGCTGCTCGACATCACCACCCCGCAATTCCTCAAGGGCGTGCGCGTCTTCTTCACCAGCTTCGATGTGCGCTACGGCCTCGTGAAGTCCGCCAGCTTCGGCGCCGCGGTGGCGCTCATCGGCTGCCGGGCCGGGCTCACCACGCAAGGTGGGGCGCAGGGGGTCGGCCGCAGCGCCACGCGCGCCGTGGTGATTTCCGCCGTGATGATCCTCGTGCTCGATGCCTTCTGGGCCGTGGTCTGGCTCACCAACCGAACACTCAAATGA
- a CDS encoding MgtC/SapB family protein, which translates to MLDLSLAFDLLVAALVGLAVGVQREWTGHTDGPDGRFAGARTFALLGIIGGFAGWLVRLGYPALATVIAAGGVLMPIVAYWATMRRPGTTTDGTTEVVAVLVVALGLTAGLGVRTPAAAVGVITVVLLAEKTRLQQALQRVDAAEMRAALLFAVLALVVLPVLPDTGYGPYEAFRPRQLWMVVLIFSALNFAGYITRRLIGETRGLAVTGLIGGFVSSTAVTLNFSRRSREEPALALPLALGVVAACTVLIPRLLVVTTMLRPPLALALLPVLSPVFLAGLLLIGFVLWRERDTRPAGTPATEPHAEPHAAPHLATPTASDPRPANGLGHNPLGLTSSLQMAVAFQLVLFALAWIQQNAGASGLIASATVLGLTDMDALTLSMTRYAASPNAVPMAAVAVGVGVLSNTALKCGLVLAIGEARYRRHAAGGLAMLAVGSAAGLALGWPR; encoded by the coding sequence ATGCTTGATCTCTCCTTGGCGTTCGACCTCCTCGTGGCCGCACTCGTGGGCCTCGCCGTGGGGGTGCAGCGCGAGTGGACGGGGCACACCGACGGGCCGGACGGCCGCTTCGCCGGGGCGCGGACGTTTGCCCTGCTCGGCATCATCGGCGGCTTCGCCGGGTGGCTGGTGCGGCTCGGGTATCCGGCGCTCGCCACCGTCATCGCCGCCGGTGGGGTGCTCATGCCTATCGTCGCCTACTGGGCCACCATGCGCCGCCCCGGCACCACCACCGACGGCACCACCGAAGTGGTCGCCGTCCTGGTCGTCGCCCTCGGACTCACGGCCGGGCTCGGTGTTCGCACCCCCGCCGCCGCCGTCGGGGTCATCACCGTGGTCCTGCTCGCCGAAAAGACCCGTCTCCAGCAGGCGCTCCAACGGGTGGATGCCGCCGAGATGCGCGCCGCCCTGCTCTTCGCCGTGCTGGCGCTCGTCGTGCTTCCGGTCCTCCCCGACACGGGCTACGGCCCCTACGAGGCCTTTCGTCCGCGGCAGCTGTGGATGGTCGTCCTCATCTTCTCCGCCCTCAACTTTGCCGGCTACATCACGCGCCGGCTCATCGGCGAAACGCGCGGCCTCGCGGTCACGGGGCTCATCGGTGGCTTCGTCTCCAGCACCGCCGTCACCCTCAACTTCAGCCGGCGCAGTCGGGAGGAGCCGGCGCTCGCCCTGCCGCTCGCCCTCGGCGTGGTCGCCGCCTGCACGGTACTCATCCCGCGCTTGCTCGTGGTCACCACCATGCTCCGCCCGCCGCTGGCGCTCGCGCTCCTCCCGGTGCTGAGCCCGGTCTTCCTCGCCGGGCTCCTCCTCATCGGCTTCGTGCTCTGGCGCGAGCGCGATACGCGCCCCGCGGGAACGCCAGCCACCGAACCGCACGCCGAACCGCACGCCGCACCGCACCTGGCCACCCCCACCGCCAGCGACCCACGCCCCGCCAACGGGCTGGGGCACAACCCCCTGGGGCTCACCTCGTCGCTGCAAATGGCCGTGGCGTTTCAGCTGGTCCTGTTCGCGCTGGCGTGGATTCAGCAGAACGCCGGCGCGTCCGGCCTGATCGCGTCCGCCACCGTGCTCGGCCTCACCGACATGGATGCCCTCACACTGTCCATGACCCGCTATGCCGCGTCCCCCAACGCGGTGCCCATGGCGGCGGTGGCCGTGGGGGTAGGGGTGCTCTCCAACACGGCGCTCAAGTGCGGGCTCGTGCTCGCCATTGGTGAGGCGCGCTATCGGCGACATGCCGCCGGCGGTCTGGCGATGCTCGCCGTGGGGAGCGCCGCCGGCCTCGCCCTGGGGTGGCCGCGATGA
- a CDS encoding metalloregulator ArsR/SmtB family transcription factor, whose product MTAPRLAIHDRMVELADTTRCRLLVALERQELTVGELALALQLPQSTVSRHLRILADQAWVSSRAEGASRWYRRNPTLDPAMLGLWELVRGAMADTPAAVQDAARIDAVLASRRAVTQAFFATASAEWDALRTQMFGARADLTAAFALLSPDLVVGDLGCGTGALSAALAPHVQHVHAVDASPAMLASARTRLVAFPNVQVDEGALEALPLYDGVLDVAVLMLVLHHVSDPVRALREVHRVLRPGGRVLIGDMRPHTHERYREQMGHVWLGFDDHTLQDWLHEAGFVQPRYVPLPVDTDASGPALFSCTAVAMPRPMMVLS is encoded by the coding sequence ATGACTGCCCCGCGCCTGGCAATTCACGACCGAATGGTCGAGCTCGCCGACACCACCCGGTGTCGGCTGCTGGTAGCGCTCGAGCGGCAGGAGCTCACCGTGGGGGAGTTGGCGCTGGCGCTGCAGCTGCCGCAGAGCACGGTGAGCCGCCACCTGCGCATTCTGGCCGATCAGGCGTGGGTGTCGTCGCGGGCGGAAGGGGCGAGTCGGTGGTACCGCCGCAATCCCACGCTCGATCCCGCCATGCTGGGACTGTGGGAGCTGGTGCGCGGCGCGATGGCCGACACCCCCGCTGCGGTGCAGGATGCGGCCCGCATCGACGCGGTGCTCGCGTCGCGCCGCGCCGTGACGCAAGCGTTCTTCGCGACCGCCAGCGCCGAATGGGACGCGCTGCGCACCCAGATGTTCGGCGCGCGCGCCGACCTCACAGCGGCATTCGCGCTGCTGTCGCCCGACCTGGTGGTGGGCGATCTGGGGTGTGGCACGGGCGCGCTCAGCGCCGCCCTCGCGCCCCATGTGCAGCACGTGCACGCGGTGGACGCGTCGCCGGCGATGCTCGCGAGCGCGCGCACGCGCCTGGTGGCGTTTCCCAACGTGCAGGTGGACGAGGGCGCCCTCGAGGCGTTGCCGCTGTACGACGGCGTGCTCGACGTGGCCGTGCTCATGCTCGTGCTGCACCACGTGAGCGATCCGGTGCGCGCGCTGCGCGAGGTGCACCGCGTGCTGCGTCCGGGCGGGCGCGTGCTCATTGGCGACATGCGCCCGCATACGCACGAGCGCTATCGCGAACAGATGGGACACGTGTGGTTGGGCTTCGATGATCACACGCTGCAGGACTGGTTGCACGAGGCGGGCTTCGTGCAGCCGCGATACGTGCCGCTCCCCGTGGACACGGATGCGAGCGGTCCGGCGTTGTTCAGCTGTACGGCGGTGGCGATGCCGCGGCCGATGATGGTGTTGTCGTAA